GGCGGTGATGGCATTTCAGTGGAGGAACAGTCTGCAAGTTGGCTGAGGGTTCAGTCCTTCTCGGGTCTTCATCACAGATAGTTACAAACAAAACTCAGACACAGCCGGttgtggttttaaaatgtatttgtcttcACATTAGGAGTATATCTTTATCAACGTTTTACATGACACAACTACATAATGTGATAAGATCTTCCCATGTTTTCAAAAATAGTTATgaatttaaaagatttaaaatacaaatatgacaGCCTAACAAGATGTCACACGTCTTGCCAACAGGTAGGACTAACAATACGGTGCACATTTTCACCACCATGCAAATTCAACCTTGAGCTTGTACATGCTTTCAGattgttgtacatttaaaaaaaaaaaaagagaaaaatatctCGATAACTTTTCCCAAGAGTTGACGTCAGGGGTTTTCTCAAGCAagtatgacttttttttccagttctTTAACAGCCTCCTGTGGTTTGCCAGCTCCACGTTTCTTgcctggaataaaaaaaaaaaatcaaagacaGTAAACTCAAGGCTCTTGTTGTTTATGGATacgaaacaaaataaatacccaGATACAACCAGCTCTCCCTGTATCAAACATTTGAGCTCAATATCAGCAAAAATATTGCAAACCATCAGATGCAAACAAGCTGCGAGAGAATAGCTGAATCTGTGATTATTTATATAtcgggtcagatcagtctcaataattgcaaatgcacacagaaagactcaaatgcatgtgtttgcatttgcaattagagactgatctgaccccatatatTTAGGCAACACGTGGGCAGCAAAACAAGCTGTAACAATTTAAATACTCCACTAAGTTAGCTATTTGCCAAATGTGGCTGTAATGCATGTTAATTAGTTCCGGGCAGAAGGCAAAATGTGGTTTAATCAGAGCCGTTGCCTGCTGATCTTGAGTTGAGAGCatggaaataaacaaaaacggCGACAGATGCAAAGACTATTTATGAAAGTGGAACTGCAGAGTTGATAATTGTGTGATCACCAGTAAAAGTAAACACTTTCACATTACTAGAtctttaattgattaattagtTAAAACTAAAGTGATGGGCTTCAACTTGTAactggcaaaaaaacaacaagacttTGATACACCAGTTGAACTAAATGTTACCTCTTTTCTTGCCTCCACCAGCCCCCTGCCGCTGCAGGCTGTCCCCCAGGTGTCAAAGGAGCTTCTGCACCAGCCCCCTGCGCTGCAGGCTGTCCCCCAGGTGTCAGAGGAGCTTCTCCAGACTGGGCTTTTGCATAAGCCACCGTCACTTTGCTGCCATCGATCTCACAGTCCTCCATGGCTTCTTTGGCAGCTTTGCAGTTGTCTTCACTCTCAAACTCCACAAAGCCAAACCTGAAGAAACATGTGGCAATAAAACAATTCAGTGTAAAGCATTAAACAATTATGACACTAAGAAGATAACTTTTAGGCTACCCACCCTTTTGAAACTCCTGTATTTGTATCAAGATTGACTCTTGTGCTGCAAGACCCTTCAAAGGCACTTTTAAGAGTCTCTGCAGTCGTATTCTCGGCCAAGGCCCATCACAATCAGTGTTTTTGATTGACctaaagaaaaaagattgtTCATTAGTCATGGATAAAAAATTAGAAACACATGAATGTATGTTTGACTCTTGAATATTAGACCTATGAACAATCCTACATACATTTCTCCTCTGAATTTGCTTGCATTTGGCTGAATTGTACTCCGACGACCTTCTTGTACATTTTTCAGGTTTTTGAGATGACTGCAAGACCTGTTCCGCATCTGCCACAGCTGCAAACTCGACAAACGCAAACCTGCAAAGAATTACAGATGTTTCTTGAGaacatttgaatatttattCTTGGAAAAAACAAAGAGACCAGTGTACATGTTCTTACCCCCTTGATTTGCCGTCCAAACTGAGGAATGCTGATACTAACAGCGGTCTTAAATAATTTCTTGAGGAAGTTCTCCTTTATATCGGTAGGCAAATTGCTCAAAACAAGGTGTTAtttggagctgcagctgtgaaAAAGAGATATTTTGTTAACATGTAAATCCATTGAATGATTGATGTACAGATTATTTTTTGAAAGAACAATTTAATAAAGTATCAGGTGATCTATCGACAGATTTCTAAATGTTCAGAGACTTACCATGTGCGTCTTCTTTGTCGTCTTTAGCTTTAAAGACTTTCCGATTTGCTTTTATAACACAGTCCACGGTCAAAACCCGGCCTTGAATCAtcattttctgcttttgttGCTGTACTTTCTGAGCAATAGTTTTCTCTTTAAACTCCACAAAGGCAATGCTGTTGAAAATGGAAATTTCAAATCAGTATTTATTACAAATATCcaataaatgcatgttttttatttttagattatcATAACCAAATAAATAATCTCTCACCCTGTCGTTGGGCCTTCCGTCTCCACCAGGAAACTGAACATCGACGGCCTGGCAGAAGATTTTCATaatgtcttcttttgttgcGTTGTACGGGACGTTCTTCAGAATCAAGCATCTGTCATCTTTGGCTGCCAAACACAGCACAGTACTCGAGTTAGACATTTAATCTTTATCCCCCTCCTTggacaatattatattatgcttaataataatttaaaaaacgaaATGTACAGTTTTATAGCTTCAGCG
This Cyclopterus lumpus isolate fCycLum1 chromosome 17, fCycLum1.pri, whole genome shotgun sequence DNA region includes the following protein-coding sequences:
- the LOC117746195 gene encoding LOW QUALITY PROTEIN: nucleolin-like (The sequence of the model RefSeq protein was modified relative to this genomic sequence to represent the inferred CDS: inserted 1 base in 1 codon; deleted 4 bases in 3 codons); translation: MFSFLVETEGPTTGIAFVEFKEKTIAQKVQQQKQKMMIQGRVLTVDCVIKANRKVFKAKDDKEDAHAAAPNNTLFXSNLPTDIKENFLKKLFKTAVSISIPQLDGKSRGFAFVEFAAVADAEQVLQSSQKPKMYKKVVGVQFSQMQANSEEKCQSKTLIVMGLAENTTAETLKSAFEGSCSTRVNLDTNTGVSKGFGFVEFESEDNCKAAKEAMEDCEIDGSKVTVAYAKAQSGEAPLTPGGQPAAQGAGAEAPLTPGGQPAAAGGWWRQEKRQETWSWQTTGGC